One Hordeum vulgare subsp. vulgare chromosome 4H, MorexV3_pseudomolecules_assembly, whole genome shotgun sequence DNA window includes the following coding sequences:
- the LOC123447256 gene encoding RING-H2 finger protein ATL57-like — MDAAAGLADAPGAAPPPYVSPSAAFPIAIVIAVGFMVTSLILVSYYLLVVRCWLRASGASLLPRTRRDELVDRVSAVFFTDHDADQLPGGVDPDVVAALPVVRCRPAGNGKPLECAVCLSEFAPGERLKVLPACSHAFHIDCIDTWLHHNVSCPLCRTEVTAAAGKACCDDHDALAARDRRIHAASSGSTAHAGGSCRFPKQGIAVQEPIRRSMSMDFLPGDRGRKPPKEDHADVAGTSSSVAATPAGVGETSGRLRRLMSSFGLGRSSRSTVLPVNLDP, encoded by the coding sequence ATGGACGCGGCGGCGGGCCTGGCGGACGCGCCGGGGGCGGCGCCGCCGCCGTACGTCAGCCCGTCGGCGGCGTTCCCCATCGCGATCGTCATCGCCGTCGGCTTCATGGTCACCTCGCTCATCCTCGTCAGCTACTACCTGCTCGTCGTCCGCTGCTGGCTCCGCGCCAGCGGCGCCAGCCTGCTCCCGCGCACGCGCCGCGACGAGCTCGTGGACCGCGTCTCGGCCGTCTTCTTCACCGACCACGACGCCGACCAGCTGCCCGGCGGGGTCGACCCGGACGTCGTCGCCGCGCTCCCCGTCGTCCGGTGCCGCCCGGCCGGGAACGGGAAGCCGCTCGAGTGCGCCGTCTGCCTCTCCGAGTTCGCGCCCGGGGAGCGGCTCAAGGTGCTGCCGGCATGCTCCCACGCCTTCCACATCGACTGCATCGACACCTGGCTCCACCACAACGTCAGCTGCCCGCTCTGCCGGACCGAGGTCACCGCGGCCGCCGGCAAGGCCTGCTGCGACGACCACGACGCGCTCGCAGCCCGCGACAGGCGCATCCACGCGGCCTCCTCGGGGAGTACGGCCCACGCGgggggctcctgccggtttccCAAGCAGGGCATCGCCGTGCAGGAGCCCATCAGGCGCTCCATGTCCATGGACTTCTTGCCGGGCGATCGCGGACGGAAGCCGCCGAAGGAGGACCATGCCGACGTGGCTGGCACCAGCAGCAGCGTGGCAGCCACCCCGGCCGGCGTCGGCGAGACGAGCGGGCGGTTGCGGCGGCTTATGTCGTCGTTCGGGCTCGGCCGGAGCTCGCGGAGCACGGTGCTGCCCGTCAACCTCGACCCATGA